A DNA window from Fusarium fujikuroi IMI 58289 draft genome, chromosome FFUJ_chr11 contains the following coding sequences:
- a CDS encoding related to aromatic-L-amino-acid decarboxylase, translating into MDSAEFREAARTAIDEITNYYDNVSSQRVVSDVKPGYLRPLLPSSAPLEGEAWSDIHADIESKILPGITHWANPRFMAFFPCSSSYPAALAEMYSNTFNGAHFNWICSPAVTELETIVMDWLAKALGLPECYLSGGSTHGGGVIHGSASEAILTVMCAARDKYLAAVTKDMDEDAVWGVRSKLVALGSAGSHSSTKKAAQVLGVRFVAIPVTEEDGFAMTGRAVAKTVAELRARGLEPFYLTATMGTTDVCAVDDFAGIVEALSPTAGTENDIWVHVDAAYAGSALLLEENQPLTTPMADFHSFNFNPHKWMLTTFDCSAVWVRSRAWLIQSLSIKPPYLRNQFSDNELVTDYRDWQIPLGRRFRSLKLWFVLRSYGIRGLQAHIRNGVTLGESLQDKLASRPDLFTIFTSARFGLVTFRVKGADEAEINARTEELYEWVNRTGEFYLTSTVVNDKFAIRVCTGVERVREEHVQRIFDVLVERTEADLGKATKP; encoded by the exons ATGGATTCCGCAGAGTTTCGTGAGGCTGCTCGTACAGCCATTGATGAGA TCACTAACTATTACGACAATGTCTCCTCGCAGCGTGTTGTATCCGATGTGAAGCCAGGCTACCTCCGCCCTCTGCTCCCATCCTCAGCCCcccttgaaggagaagcctgGAGCGACATCCATGCCGACATCGAGTCTAAAATCCTTCCCGGAATCACCCATTGGGCCAACCCCCGGTTCATGGCCTTCTTTCCCTGCTCAAGCAGTTACCCTGCTGCACTAGCCGAGATGTACTCAAATACCTTCAACGGCGCCCATTTCAACTGGATCTGCAGCCCCGCTGTTACAGAGCTTGAAACAATCGTCATGGACTGGCTCGCTAAAGCTCTTGGTCTTCCGGAATGCTATTTGAGCGGCGGTAGCACCCACGGAGGTGGTGTTATTCACGGTAGTGCTAGCGAGGCTATTCTCACTGTTATGTGTGCTGCTCGCGATAAGTATCTCGCTGCTGTCACCAAGGACatggatgaagatgctgtctGGGGTGTACGAAGCAAACTCGTCGCTTTAGGAAGTGCTGGATCTCATTCGAGTACCAAGAAAGCTGCCCAGGTTCTCGGTGTTCGCTTCGTCGCTATTCCCGTCACCGAAGAAGACGGCTTTGCCATGACTGGTCGTGCTGTCGCCAAGACGGTAGCTGAGTTGCGGGCCCGCGGGCTGGAGCCCTTTTACCTGACTGCTACGATGGGCACGACGGATGTTTGCGCAGTTGATGACTTTGCCGGCATCGTTGAGGCGCTGTCTCCTACAGCTGGAACAGAAAATGATATCTGGGTCCACGTCGATGCCGCGTATGCAGGATCTGCACTCCTTCTCGAGGAGAATCAGCCTTTGACTACACCAATGGCCGACTTCCActctttcaacttcaacccgCACAAGTGGATGCTCACTACCTTTGACTGCTCTGCTGTTTGGGTCCGATCCCGAGCCTGGCTTATCCAATCTCTGAGCATTAAGCCGCCGTACTTGCGTAACCAGTTTTCCGATAATGAACTGGTCACTGACTATCGTGATTGGCAAATTCCCCTTGGACGACGCTTCCGATCTCTCAAGCTATGGTTCGTTCTTCGCAGCTATGGCATCCGAGGACTGCAAGCGCATATTCGAAACGGAGTTACGCTTGGTGAGTCCCTGCAGGATAAGCTGGCCAGTCGACCTGATCTATTCACCATCTTCACATCCGCGCGCTTTGGCCTGGTGACTTTCCGTGTCAAGGGAGCTGATGAAGCGGAGATCAATGCTCGAACGGAAGAGCTCTATGAATGGGTCAACAGAACAGGAGAGTTTTACCTTACCAGCACGGTAGTCAATGACAAGTTTGCTATTCGTGTTTGTACAGGTGTTGAGAGGGTCCGAGAGGAGCATGTCCAGCGCATCTTTGATGTTCTGGTAGAGAGGACAGAAGCAGACCTGGGTAAAGCTACAAAGCCGTGA
- a CDS encoding related to DAL5-Allantoate and ureidosuccinate permease, whose amino-acid sequence MTSKEVSDTVDIKLEDKELDKTDHASVANGAVLGRDLTPEEDRRILRKADLHLLPIMAFAYLFQFLDKTALSYTAILGLREDLHLKGEEYGWASAIYYFGFLVATYPIAGILLVRLPIAKVIAVTMFIWGAILMFTALCRNAKDLLATRFFLGVAETAIAPGLSMIVAMWYKRSEQPLRQGAWFLGNTSAGILGGLVSYGFGEIKTFSPWKAIFICFGALTIAVSIMVLLFLPDTPANARFLTKEERAQAVARVEANMTGIKNDKWKREQVMEALCDPNAWLLAVSYLAAVIPNNGLLTFNTIVIQGLGFSVLKTLLLNILPSVFQLVFVLISVIGSTYLPNTRLMFMAFNVIVSIVGAVMVREVDPAHKWTRVMGCALAVSFTANFPMTMAMVSSNFAGFTKKTTVSAMVFIAYCAGNIVGPHLFFPSEAPGYKSGFLAIMICLAISAILCIVLRFYLIWENKKRDDAGDAIKGPSEGINLSDKTDREIPQFRYIY is encoded by the exons ATGACTAGCAAAGAGGTATCAGACACTGTTGACATCAAGCTCGAAGACAAGGAGCTCGACAAAACAGACCATGCCTCAGTTGCCAATGGAGCCGTCCTGGGTCGAGATCTAACACCAGAAGAGGATCGAAGAATCCTGCGGAAAGCAGATCTTCA TCTGCTTCCTATCATGGCGTTTGCCTACCTCTTTCAGTTCCTAGACAAAACTGCACTCAGCTATACCGCCATCCTCGGCCTTCGCGAAGATCTTCACCTGAAGGGAGAAGAATACGGCTGGGCATCTGCAATCTACTACTTTGGCTTCCTCGTCGCAACGTACCCCATTGCTGGTATATTGCTCGTTCGATTGCCCATTGCAAAGGTCATCGCTGTTACCAT GTTTATCTGGGGAGCCATTTTGATGTTTACTGCTCTGTGTCGCAACGCCAAGGACCTACTTGCAACTCGTTTCTTTCTCGGTGTGGCTGAGACTGCGATTGCCCCCGGTCTTTCTATGATTGTGGCTATGTGGTACAAAAGATCGGAGCAGCCATTACGCCAAGGTGCTTGGTTCCTCGGAAACACGTCTGCGGGTATTCTTGGTGGCCTTGTCAGTTATGGCTTCGGTGAAATCAAGACCTTTTCTCCTTGGAAG gccatcttcatctgcttCGGAGCTTTGACGATAGCTGTTTCCATCATGGTTCTGCTTTTTCTCCCTGATACGCCTGCAAACGCCCGTTTCTTGACCAAAGAGGAGAGAGCTCAAGCCGTTGCTCGTGTTGAGGCAAATATGACTGGCATCAAGAATGACAAATGGAAGAGGGAGCAGGTTATGGAGGCACTCTGCGATCCAAACGCCTGGCTTCTCGCAGTCAGTTATCTTGCTGCAGTCATCCCCAACAATGGACTTCTGACG TTCAACACCATCGTTATCCAGGGTCTTGGCTTCTCAGTCCTAAAGACACTCCTTCTCAATATCCTGCCATCTGTCTTTCAGCTGGTCTTTGTTCTCATATCTGTCATTGGAAGTACCTATCTCCCAAACACTCGGCTGATGTTTATGGCTTTCAATGTCATTGTCAGCATCGTTGGGGCTGTAATGGTGCGTGAGGTTGACCCAGCCCATAAGTGGACTCGCGTTATGGGGTGTGCTCTCGCTGTTTCCTTTACTGCAAACTTTCCCATGACCATGGCTATGGTATCAAGTAATTTCGCTGGCTTTACTAAGAAGACTACTGTCAGTGCTATG GTCTTTATCGCATATTGTGCTGGGAACATTGTTGGTcctcatctcttcttcccttctgAGGCCCCTGGCTACAAGTCGGGATTTCTGGCTATTATGATCTGCTTGGCAATTTCTGCTATTCTCTGCATTGTCCTGAGGTTCTATCTTATCTgggagaacaagaagcgGGATGATGCTGGAGATGCCATCAAGGGACCATCAGAAGGGATCAATCTTAGTGACAAAACAGATAGAGAGATCCCTCAGTTCCGTTATATCTATTAG
- a CDS encoding related to amidohydrolase AmhX — MMVIDSTSSPGRVAPTHGDIVPLQKADIIDQCSSIIASTLDSLNSAFQEVNLSIHSHPEVAYQEVFAHGKLTDFLENHGFQVKRHAWGLDTAFEATFGSGGRQVVFCAEYDALPGIGHGCGHNLIATSSLAAFVSAARALQMTKLPGRLRIIGTPAEEGGGGKIKLLEAGAFDPPQDIAAALMSHPMTSGPSSDGLVYNGIAGTRSIAAYKSKVIFKGRASHAGAEPWNGINALDAAVAAYVNVSMLRQQIRPDERVHGVFEDGGTVPNIIPQYTRMNWCIRSPTLAGCRDLVKRVHACFEAGAAAANCQVEYETAPLYSDLLVNNILSNTYVEEMAKLGLKIKPEENVPASTDMGNVSYHVPGLHGGFAIPTTPDVSIHHPDFATCAGKEGAHKAAMDCARGLAMTAIRVLADEELSQRVKNDFERAS; from the exons ATGATGGTGATTGATTCAACTTCCTCCCCTGGCCGAGTCGCGCCAACACATGGCGATATTGTGCCTTTACAGAAAGCAGACATCATCGACCAGTGTAGCTCAATAATCGCTTCAACACTGGACTCTCTCAATTCCGCCTTCCAAGAAGTCAACCTCAGCATCCACTCCCATCCCGAAGTCGCATACCAAGAAGTCTTTGCCCATGGCAAACTAACCGACTTCCTCGAAAATCACGGTTTCCAAGTCAAACGCCACGCATGGGGCCTCGACACCGCCTTTGAAGCAACATTCGGCTCCGGAGGTCGTCAGGTCGTCTTCTGCGCTGAATATGATGCACTTCCAGGCATCGGCCATGGCTGCGGCCATAACCTCATCGCTACATCCTCTCTCGCGGCTTTTGTCAGTGCCGCCCGTGCTCTGCAGATGACCAAGCTCCCCGGGCGCTTGCGTATCATTGGAACGCCTGCTGAAGAAGGCGGAGGCGGTAAgatcaagctccttgaggctGGGGCTTTTGATCCCCCGCAGGATATCGCGGCAGCTTTGATGTCGCATCCAATGACCTCGGGACCAAGCTCTGATGGGCTGGTGTACAATGGGATAGCTGGGACGAGAAGCATTGCGGCATACAAGAGCAAGGTCATTTTCAAGGGCCGAGCATCGCATGCGGGTGCGGAACCGTGGAATGGGATTAACGCGTtagatgctgctgttgctgcatATGTTAACGTTTCCATGTTGCGACAGCAGATTAGACCAGATGAGAGAGTGCACGGTGTTTTCGAAGATGGTGGCACAGTCCCTAACATTATCCCCCAGTACACTCGAATGAATTGGTGCATTCGCAGTCCCACGCTGGCCGGATGCCGTGACCTCGTCAAGAGAGTGCATGCTTGCTTCGAGGCCGGAGCTGCAGCAGCGAATTGCCAGGTGGAATACGAGAC AGCGCCATTATACAGCGACCTACTAGTAAACAACATCCTTTCAAACACTTACGTCGAGGAAATGGCCAAGCTGGGACTGAAGATAAAGCCAGAGGAGAACGTCCCTGCTTCAACGGACATGGGTAACGTTTCGTACCATGTTCCGGGCCTCCATGGTGGATTTGCTATCCCTACTACCCCAGATGTATCTATACACCATCCAGACTTTGCTACATGTGCTGGAAAGGAGGGTGCTCACAAAGCAGCTATGGATTGTGCCAGAGGGCTTGCGATGACAGCAATTAGGGTGTTggcagatgaagaattgTCTCAACGTGTCAAAAATGACTTTGAAAGGGCTTCATAG
- a CDS encoding related to SUR1-required for mannosylation of sphingolipids has product MAFQNIIQHLRARFGKYERLYDEEHIELESPPHKRCVPKRFGFPRFRKLTVYLILINLIILGLLIHSIRPLITLLIRNNELFAINFSVDHAAQPDAFQRPDGKKIPRILHQTAPNSSIPEIWAASQQSCQKAYSDFEYKLWTDEGAREFLKEEFPWYLDTWDNYPFPIQRADAIRYFVLYHFGGIYMDMDTYCNSSFPVDQIESLPGKEHALFKSTLPTGITNDFLIATARHPAFASAVSRLASFHQTTRLWARLQPYAAIMLSTGPLFLTLAVQQYLLGQPILPSPNINIIDPAMVDYYMTDFETATWHQSDAQVLKWLGDRPWTWFSLGIIGVTAGIYTFNCVLSRTFTTFYRKLL; this is encoded by the coding sequence ATGGCATTCCAGAATATCATTCAACACTTGCGCGCGCGCTTTGGGAAATATGAACGACTTTACGACGAGGAGCACATTGAGTTGGAATCACCACCTCACAAACGATGCGTCCCCAAACGATTTGGATTTCCGAGGTTCAGGAAGCTCACGGTCTATCTAATCCTGATCAACCTGATCATTCTCGGCCTATTAATTCATTCCATTCGCCCGCTCATCACACTGCTCATACGGAATAATGAGCTTTTCGCAATCAATTTCTCTGTCGACCATGCAGCACAGCCAGACGCATTTCAAAGGCCAGATGGGAAGAAGATACCGCGGATTCTGCACCAAACAGCGCCCAACAGCTCTATTCCAGAGATTTGGGCGGCCTCGCAGCAGAGCTGCCAGAAAGCATATTCTGACTTTGAATATAAGCTCTGGACTGACGAGGGGGCGCGAGAGTTTCTGAAGGAGGAATTTCCGTGGTATCTCGACACTTGGGATAATTATCCTTTTCCAATTCAGCGCGCAGACGCAATCCGCTATTTTGTTCTGTATCACTTTGGTGGGATTTATATGGACATGGACACATATTGCAACTCGTCCTTCCCCGTGGATCAGATCGAATCACTACCAGGAAAGGAGCACGCTTTATTCAAATCGACATTGCCGACTGGCATCACGAATGATTTTTTGATCGCGACCGCAAGGCATCCAGCTTTCGCATCGGCTGTATCAAGACTCGCCAGCTTTCACCAAACAACCCGCCTCTGGGCCCGTCTTCAACCTTACGCAGCTATCATGCTGTCAACAGGTCCTCTCTTCCTGACCTTGGCAGTGCAGCAATATCTGCTCGGCCAGCCCATTctgccatcaccaaacaTAAACATCATAGACCCCGCGATGGTGGACTATTATATGACAGACTTTGAAACTGCGACATGGCATCAGAGCGACGCTCAGGTGCTCAAATGGCTCGGCGACAGGCCATGGACATGGTTCAGCCTAGGAATCATTGGGGTTACCGCCGGCATCTACACATTTAATTGCGTGCTATCACGAACTTTTACGACTTTTTATCgtaagctattataa